The following proteins are encoded in a genomic region of uncultured Fusobacterium sp.:
- the rfbD gene encoding dTDP-4-dehydrorhamnose reductase: protein MILITGAKGQLGYDFQRLFDEIDEKYIATDRDDLDITDIEKVREFVKDKNITLIINCAAYNNVDKAEEEPEICKKLNTYAPRDLAIVAKEIGADYITYSTDFVFDGKKKAPYTEEDIPNPLSVYGRSKYEGEKEVFKVKLDSFVVRTSWVFGIANNNFNKQVINWSKSKDELSIVDDQISSPTYSKDLAYYSWELIKTKKYGLYHLSNDGEASKYDQGKYVLEKIGWQGKVNRAKTKDFNLKAKRAEYTKLDSSKLEKVIDKKIPSWENGIDRFLEEME, encoded by the coding sequence ATGATTTTAATAACAGGAGCTAAAGGGCAACTAGGTTATGATTTTCAGAGATTATTTGATGAGATAGATGAAAAGTATATAGCAACAGATAGAGATGATTTAGACATTACAGATATAGAAAAGGTAAGAGAGTTTGTAAAAGATAAAAATATAACTCTTATTATAAATTGTGCTGCTTATAATAATGTTGATAAAGCTGAAGAGGAACCAGAAATTTGTAAAAAGCTAAATACTTATGCTCCAAGAGATTTAGCAATAGTAGCAAAGGAAATAGGAGCTGATTATATAACTTATTCAACAGATTTTGTATTTGATGGAAAGAAAAAAGCTCCATATACAGAAGAAGATATTCCTAACCCTCTATCAGTTTATGGAAGAAGTAAATATGAGGGAGAAAAGGAAGTATTTAAAGTAAAACTAGATAGTTTTGTAGTAAGAACTTCTTGGGTATTTGGAATAGCTAATAATAATTTTAATAAACAAGTAATTAATTGGAGTAAAAGTAAAGATGAACTATCAATAGTTGATGATCAAATCTCATCCCCAACATATTCAAAAGATTTGGCTTATTACAGTTGGGAGCTAATTAAAACTAAAAAATATGGATTGTATCATCTATCAAATGATGGTGAGGCTAGTAAATATGATCAAGGTAAATATGTTTTAGAAAAAATAGGTTGGCAAGGAAAAGTAAATAGAGCTAAGACAAAGGATTTTAATTTGAAAGCTAAAAGGGCAGAGTATACAAAATTAGATAGTTCAAAATTAGAAAAAGTGATAGATAAAAAGATACCTTCATGGGAAAATGGAATTGATAGATTTTTAGAAGAGATGGAGTAG
- the cobT gene encoding nicotinate-nucleotide--dimethylbenzimidazole phosphoribosyltransferase: MERLKKFLSEITGADQEAIKLAQEELDRKMKPQGSLGTLEEIAIKLAGISGYPVKRVPNRCHIVAAADNGIVAQGVASCPLEYTRLVSEAMLNRIAAIGLLTKKLGIDFNLIDIGIKDTVPRDYPNLYRKPIMLGTKDFYVEPAMSQEECLKAIFVGIEMIESKKDFDIFSNGEMGIGNTSTSSAILYSFTKGNIDRIVGRGSGLTDDALNKKKRVIMEACEKYDTFNMNPVDVLAHVGGLDIACMVGMYLGAARYKKPMLIDGFISSVAALVACKIEPKVKDYIIATHMSEEPGMELVLEQLGLKAFFNMGMRLGEGTGAVLAYPIVDCAIEIINGMKTPAAVYDMFY, from the coding sequence ATGGAAAGACTAAAAAAATTTTTAAGTGAGATAACAGGAGCAGATCAAGAAGCTATAAAACTTGCTCAAGAAGAGTTAGATAGAAAGATGAAACCTCAAGGAAGTTTGGGAACTTTAGAGGAGATAGCAATAAAATTAGCTGGTATAAGTGGTTATCCTGTAAAAAGAGTACCTAATAGATGCCATATTGTAGCAGCAGCAGATAATGGAATAGTAGCTCAAGGGGTTGCATCATGTCCATTGGAATATACACGTTTAGTATCAGAAGCTATGCTAAATAGAATAGCTGCAATAGGATTATTAACAAAAAAATTAGGAATAGACTTTAACCTTATAGATATTGGAATTAAGGATACAGTGCCTAGGGATTATCCAAACCTATACAGAAAACCTATTATGTTGGGAACAAAAGATTTTTATGTAGAACCTGCAATGTCTCAAGAGGAGTGTTTAAAAGCTATCTTTGTTGGAATTGAGATGATAGAGAGTAAAAAAGATTTTGATATATTCTCAAATGGAGAGATGGGAATAGGAAATACTTCAACAAGTTCAGCTATTTTATATTCATTTACTAAAGGAAATATTGATAGAATTGTTGGAAGAGGTTCAGGGCTTACAGATGATGCTTTAAATAAAAAGAAAAGAGTAATAATGGAAGCTTGTGAAAAATATGATACTTTCAATATGAACCCAGTTGATGTATTAGCTCATGTTGGAGGATTAGATATTGCTTGTATGGTGGGAATGTATCTAGGAGCTGCAAGATATAAAAAGCCTATGTTGATAGATGGATTTATATCAAGTGTAGCTGCTTTAGTTGCTTGTAAAATAGAACCAAAGGTAAAAGATTATATAATAGCTACTCATATGAGTGAAGAGCCAGGAATGGAGCTAGTTCTTGAACAGCTAGGGCTAAAAGCTTTCTTCAATATGGGTATGAGATTAGGAGAGGGAACAGGAGCAGTATTGGCTTATCCAATAGTTGATTGTGCTATTGAGATTATAAATGGTATGAAAACACCAGCAGCAGTATATGATATGTTCTATTAA
- a CDS encoding ankyrin repeat domain-containing protein: MELLKFLQENDLEGFKENLDMDSIEEIDEEKNTILHHCVEKGAYDFVDALVYNGADPNVKNRYGETPVHIAARNDMDEIMELLLEFGGDVTIKNNHQRSALNLATTLKSKKVLRVIENSGMDYSAIVGREKITHHRRFEEEY, from the coding sequence ATGGAACTTTTGAAATTTTTACAAGAAAATGATTTAGAAGGATTTAAAGAAAACTTAGATATGGATAGTATTGAAGAGATTGATGAAGAGAAAAATACAATACTTCATCACTGTGTAGAGAAGGGAGCATATGATTTTGTAGATGCTTTAGTATATAATGGTGCTGATCCAAATGTAAAAAACAGATATGGAGAAACTCCAGTACATATAGCAGCAAGAAATGATATGGATGAGATAATGGAGCTTTTACTTGAATTTGGTGGAGATGTAACAATAAAAAATAATCACCAAAGATCTGCACTTAACCTTGCTACAACTTTAAAATCAAAAAAAGTTTTAAGAGTGATAGAAAATAGTGGAATGGATTATTCAGCTATTGTAGGGAGAGAGAAAATAACACATCATAGAAGATTTGAAGAAGAATATTAA
- the adiA gene encoding arginine decarboxylase: MKSLEGTKYNVLIIKNGFSDEKSPVAKRVNLLKDDLTERGVNIIQVRNFQEALEEISINKGIDCLLVDWNLKQTSLEKENELVNLIATLHERQEGVPVFLLAEKTDTTPTLNSEVLNSINEYLWILQDDIDFIGERISEEIKLYRDSLLPPLAKAVFNYNKTAEYSWAVPGHQGGVGFLKTAIGKKFFDFYGENLFRTDLGIERTAIGSLLDHTGAFYDSEKNIARIFGADMSFNVLVGTSGSNRTVIQGCLTDKDTALIDRNCHKSIEQGLIITGAKPVYMTPTRNRYGIIGPILPETMKEMAKINPKYAVVTNCTYDGVLYNTEKIEEILSSSVDYLHLDEAWYGYARFYEIYKDHFAMRGKPEDHRKDGATIFATQSTHKLLNALSQASFIHVRNGKKPIDLDRFNQSYMMHATTSPLYALAVSNDIGAAMMEGNAGKSLVKEVIKEAVEFRQEIGKLYKEYTSKGDWFFKPWNAEKVTDPKTKKVYNFEKAPKELLIEEQDCWVMHPEDKWHGFKNLPENWAMLDPIKVSILAPGMEDNGELAENGVPAALVSAYLEKFGIIPTRTTDFQVMFIFAMGITEGKWTTLVNMLLSFKKHYDNNTPIKDIFPDLVLSYPQEYENIGLHDLGDKMFKYLKENNPGAVLNEAYSILPKVDMLPREAYNNIVDNNVDLVPATKLEGRIAANSVIPYPPGIPMLMSGENFGDKNSPFIKYLNSLSLWDKSFPGFEHEIEGTHVIDGIYNVLCIKNR, from the coding sequence ATGAAAAGTTTAGAAGGAACAAAGTATAATGTACTTATCATTAAAAATGGCTTTTCAGATGAAAAATCACCTGTAGCTAAAAGAGTTAATCTTTTAAAAGATGATTTAACAGAAAGAGGAGTAAATATTATTCAAGTAAGAAATTTTCAAGAGGCTCTTGAAGAAATTTCAATTAATAAAGGAATTGATTGTTTACTTGTTGACTGGAATTTAAAACAAACATCTTTAGAAAAAGAAAATGAGCTAGTTAATTTAATTGCTACTCTTCATGAAAGACAAGAGGGGGTTCCAGTTTTTTTATTAGCTGAAAAAACTGATACTACACCCACATTAAACTCAGAAGTTTTAAATAGTATTAATGAATACCTTTGGATTTTACAAGATGATATAGATTTTATTGGTGAGAGAATATCTGAAGAAATTAAACTATATAGGGATTCTCTACTTCCACCACTTGCAAAAGCAGTATTTAATTACAATAAAACTGCTGAATATTCTTGGGCAGTTCCTGGACATCAAGGTGGTGTTGGTTTCTTAAAAACTGCTATTGGTAAAAAATTCTTTGATTTCTATGGAGAAAATCTATTTAGAACAGACTTAGGAATTGAAAGAACTGCTATTGGATCATTACTAGATCATACAGGAGCTTTCTATGATTCAGAAAAAAATATAGCTAGAATTTTTGGAGCAGATATGAGTTTTAATGTGTTAGTTGGAACTTCTGGTTCAAATAGAACTGTAATTCAAGGTTGTCTTACTGATAAAGACACTGCTTTAATAGATAGAAACTGTCACAAATCAATAGAACAAGGACTTATTATCACAGGAGCTAAACCAGTATATATGACTCCTACAAGAAATAGATATGGTATCATAGGACCTATTCTTCCAGAAACTATGAAAGAGATGGCGAAAATAAATCCTAAATATGCAGTTGTTACTAACTGTACATATGATGGGGTTCTCTATAATACAGAAAAAATAGAAGAGATCTTATCTTCTTCAGTTGATTATTTACACTTAGATGAAGCTTGGTATGGATATGCTAGATTCTATGAAATATATAAAGATCACTTTGCTATGAGAGGAAAACCTGAAGATCACAGAAAAGATGGAGCTACAATCTTTGCTACTCAATCTACACATAAACTTTTAAATGCTCTATCTCAAGCATCATTTATCCATGTAAGAAATGGTAAAAAGCCTATTGATTTAGATAGATTTAACCAATCATATATGATGCATGCTACAACTTCTCCTCTATATGCTCTTGCTGTATCTAATGATATTGGTGCTGCTATGATGGAAGGAAATGCTGGTAAATCTCTTGTTAAAGAGGTTATAAAAGAAGCTGTTGAGTTCCGTCAAGAAATTGGAAAACTATATAAAGAGTATACTTCTAAAGGAGATTGGTTCTTTAAACCTTGGAATGCTGAAAAAGTAACTGATCCTAAAACTAAAAAAGTATATAATTTTGAAAAAGCACCAAAAGAATTATTAATTGAAGAACAAGATTGTTGGGTAATGCATCCAGAAGATAAATGGCATGGATTTAAAAACTTACCTGAAAATTGGGCTATGCTAGATCCTATAAAAGTAAGCATTCTAGCTCCAGGAATGGAAGATAATGGAGAGTTAGCTGAAAATGGAGTACCTGCTGCTCTTGTTTCTGCTTACCTTGAAAAATTTGGAATTATTCCTACTAGAACAACTGATTTCCAAGTTATGTTTATATTTGCAATGGGAATAACTGAAGGAAAATGGACTACTCTTGTAAATATGTTATTATCATTTAAAAAACACTATGATAATAATACTCCTATTAAAGATATATTCCCAGATTTAGTGCTTTCTTATCCTCAAGAATATGAAAATATTGGACTTCATGATTTAGGAGATAAGATGTTTAAATACTTAAAAGAAAATAATCCTGGAGCTGTTCTTAATGAAGCTTACTCTATTTTACCAAAAGTTGATATGTTACCAAGAGAAGCATATAATAATATAGTTGATAACAATGTTGATCTTGTTCCAGCAACTAAACTTGAAGGTAGAATTGCTGCTAACTCTGTAATTCCATACCCACCTGGAATCCCTATGCTTATGTCTGGAGAAAATTTTGGTGATAAAAATAGTCCATTTATTAAATACTTAAACTCTCTTTCTCTATGGGATAAATCATTCCCAGGTTTTGAGCATGAGATTGAAGGAACACATGTAATAGATGGTATTTATAATGTTCTTTGTATAAAAAACAGATAA
- a CDS encoding stage 0 sporulation family protein, producing MEENIKEQENKVVETPTPEKKEYNVLGVMFEITKKRYYFEVIDNTEYKKGDKVIVDTVRGKEVGVVYGEPRMLPEKELVLPLKPVIKKADEDEIKRYNELKEESAKANKLCKERIIHHKLPMKLVGTEYTFDRSKLIFYFTAEGRIDFRDLVKDLANIFKLRIELRQIGVRDEARILGTIGICGKELCCRTFINKFDSVSIKMARDQGLVINPAKISGVCGRLLCCINYEYAQYEEVLRHYPAVNQLVKTPKGEGKVISISPLNGYLFVDVATIGMMRFEIGEVKFNKKEANKLKNEKTQEELEHKELEKE from the coding sequence ATGGAAGAAAATATAAAAGAGCAGGAGAATAAGGTTGTAGAAACACCAACTCCTGAAAAAAAAGAGTACAACGTACTTGGAGTTATGTTTGAAATAACTAAAAAGAGATATTATTTTGAAGTTATAGATAATACAGAGTATAAAAAAGGTGACAAGGTAATTGTTGATACAGTTAGAGGAAAAGAGGTAGGAGTAGTTTATGGTGAGCCTAGAATGCTTCCTGAAAAAGAGCTTGTATTACCTTTAAAACCTGTTATTAAAAAAGCTGATGAAGATGAGATAAAAAGATATAATGAATTAAAAGAAGAATCAGCAAAAGCTAATAAACTTTGTAAAGAGAGAATAATTCATCATAAACTTCCAATGAAACTTGTTGGAACAGAATATACTTTTGATAGAAGTAAGTTAATATTCTATTTTACAGCTGAAGGAAGAATAGACTTTAGAGATCTAGTAAAAGATTTGGCAAACATATTTAAATTAAGAATAGAGTTAAGACAGATAGGTGTAAGAGATGAGGCTAGAATCCTTGGGACAATAGGTATCTGTGGAAAAGAGCTTTGTTGTAGAACATTTATCAATAAATTTGATTCTGTATCTATTAAGATGGCAAGAGATCAAGGGTTAGTTATAAACCCAGCTAAGATTTCAGGAGTATGCGGAAGACTACTTTGTTGTATAAACTATGAGTATGCTCAATATGAAGAGGTATTGAGACACTATCCAGCTGTAAATCAGTTGGTAAAAACTCCTAAGGGAGAGGGAAAAGTAATTAGTATAAGTCCTCTAAATGGATATCTTTTTGTAGATGTTGCAACAATAGGTATGATGAGATTTGAAATTGGAGAGGTCAAATTTAATAAGAAAGAAGCTAATAAATTGAAAAATGAAAAAACTCAAGAAGAGTTAGAACATAAGGAGCTTGAAAAGGAATAA
- the cobU gene encoding bifunctional adenosylcobinamide kinase/adenosylcobinamide-phosphate guanylyltransferase has translation MGRIIYFTGGSRSGKSSHAEKYIFDRGYKDRIYLATAIVFDDEMRARVRKHREQRGENWTTVEGYKNVVELVKPHMKKGGVILLDCLTNMVTNLMIMEKEYDWDNMPDSQLTLIENGIKKEVEEFLDFIKTQDQDLVIVSNEIGMGVVPAYPLGRYFRDICGRMNQIAAAKADEAYLLVSGLKMQLK, from the coding sequence GTGGGAAGAATAATATATTTCACTGGTGGTTCTCGAAGTGGTAAAAGTAGTCATGCAGAAAAATATATTTTTGATAGAGGATATAAGGATAGAATATATTTAGCTACTGCTATTGTTTTTGATGATGAGATGAGAGCAAGAGTAAGAAAGCATAGGGAGCAAAGAGGAGAGAATTGGACAACAGTAGAGGGATATAAAAATGTAGTGGAATTGGTAAAACCTCATATGAAAAAAGGTGGAGTGATTTTATTAGATTGCCTCACAAATATGGTAACTAATCTTATGATAATGGAAAAAGAGTATGATTGGGATAATATGCCAGATTCTCAACTGACTTTAATAGAAAATGGGATAAAAAAAGAGGTTGAAGAGTTTTTAGACTTTATAAAAACTCAAGATCAAGATTTAGTAATTGTTTCTAATGAGATAGGAATGGGAGTTGTTCCAGCTTACCCTTTAGGAAGATATTTTAGAGATATATGTGGACGTATGAATCAAATTGCAGCAGCTAAAGCAGATGAGGCATATTTACTAGTATCGGGACTAAAAATGCAATTAAAATAG
- a CDS encoding DNA alkylation repair protein has translation MEYKSINWNRENYLQFIEKLKSLKDEKYLEFHKKLVITNNKIIGVRSPVVKEIAKNIAKGDWRKFIEQDIVGYYEEIAIRGLVIGYIKEDKNIVKDEIERFLPLIDNWGICDGFVANLKIIKKNREYFFDYLKKFIKTEEEYKVRFVLVTFLSHYMEKEYIEEIIQLCSQVKNKNYYIKMAQAWLISILFVKFPERTLEFLKDNSLDLWVHNKGIQKIRESIRVTKEDKELIKTLKK, from the coding sequence TTGGAGTATAAAAGTATTAATTGGAATAGAGAAAATTATTTGCAATTTATAGAGAAATTAAAAAGTTTAAAAGATGAAAAATATTTAGAGTTTCATAAGAAATTGGTAATTACTAATAATAAAATTATAGGAGTAAGATCACCTGTAGTAAAAGAGATTGCAAAAAATATAGCAAAGGGAGATTGGAGAAAATTTATTGAACAAGATATTGTAGGATATTATGAAGAAATAGCAATAAGAGGGTTGGTAATAGGATATATAAAAGAGGATAAAAACATTGTGAAAGATGAAATTGAAAGATTTTTACCTCTTATAGATAATTGGGGAATATGTGATGGTTTTGTAGCTAATCTAAAAATTATAAAAAAGAATAGAGAATATTTCTTTGATTATTTAAAAAAGTTTATAAAAACAGAGGAAGAGTATAAAGTTAGATTTGTATTAGTAACATTTTTAAGTCACTATATGGAAAAAGAATATATAGAAGAAATTATACAATTATGTTCTCAAGTCAAGAATAAAAATTATTATATAAAAATGGCTCAAGCATGGTTAATATCTATTTTATTTGTAAAATTTCCAGAGAGAACTTTAGAATTTTTAAAAGATAATAGTTTAGATCTTTGGGTACATAATAAGGGAATCCAGAAAATAAGAGAATCAATAAGAGTTACAAAAGAGGATAAAGAGTTGATAAAAACTTTAAAAAAATAA
- a CDS encoding chloramphenicol acetyltransferase, whose product MFNKLDMEKWERREYFFYYKNLIKAKYNLNIDMDITDLLKRVKEKEIKFYPAMIYAVIRGVNENREFRISYDKDGNLGYWNICHPSYTIFHDDDKTFSDIWSEYSEDFSIFYKNVTDDMEKYKDVKGIKSKEGKPDNFCPISAIPWLSFTGYSNDTYSESNMFFPVIAFGKYYEKDGKVLLPFSVFVNHAVADGYHTCKLINDIQDIIKRVDEWL is encoded by the coding sequence ATGTTTAATAAATTGGATATGGAGAAATGGGAGAGAAGGGAGTATTTTTTCTACTATAAAAATTTGATAAAAGCTAAGTATAATTTAAATATAGATATGGATATTACAGATCTATTAAAGAGGGTAAAAGAGAAAGAAATTAAGTTTTATCCAGCTATGATATATGCAGTTATAAGAGGGGTAAATGAAAACAGAGAATTTAGAATAAGTTATGATAAAGATGGAAATTTAGGTTATTGGAATATTTGCCACCCATCTTATACAATTTTTCACGATGATGATAAAACTTTTTCAGATATTTGGAGCGAATATTCAGAGGATTTTTCTATTTTTTATAAAAATGTAACTGATGATATGGAAAAATATAAAGATGTGAAAGGGATAAAAAGTAAAGAAGGAAAACCAGATAATTTTTGTCCGATTTCAGCAATTCCTTGGTTAAGCTTTACTGGATATAGTAATGATACTTATAGTGAATCAAACATGTTTTTTCCAGTGATAGCTTTTGGAAAATATTATGAAAAAGATGGAAAAGTTTTACTTCCATTTTCTGTATTTGTAAATCATGCTGTGGCAGATGGATATCATACTTGTAAACTTATAAATGATATACAAGATATTATTAAAAGAGTAGATGAGTGGTTGTAA
- a CDS encoding histidine phosphatase family protein produces the protein MGKLILVRHGQTQMNVDGIFFGKLDPSLNEIGKEQCKKTRELLKNRYKYDFIYSSDLKRAAETAEIVNYLDLPIKLDKKLEEIDFGIFEGLSYKEILEKYPAEAKKSQEEWKTFDYITGESLEVLQRRAVEFVESLDKTKDNLVVTHWGVINCILSWYFSDKLESYWKYSMENGGICVIEFAEDFPILKGLNIG, from the coding sequence TTGGGAAAACTAATATTAGTTAGACATGGACAAACTCAAATGAATGTTGATGGAATATTCTTTGGGAAGTTAGATCCAAGTTTAAATGAAATAGGAAAAGAGCAGTGTAAAAAGACAAGAGAGTTACTAAAAAATAGATATAAATATGATTTTATCTATTCAAGTGATTTAAAAAGAGCAGCAGAAACTGCTGAGATTGTAAATTATTTAGATCTTCCTATAAAGTTAGATAAGAAATTGGAAGAGATAGATTTTGGAATATTTGAGGGGTTAAGTTATAAAGAGATTTTAGAAAAGTATCCAGCAGAGGCTAAAAAAAGTCAAGAGGAGTGGAAAACTTTTGATTATATTACTGGTGAAAGCCTTGAAGTATTACAAAGGAGAGCAGTTGAATTTGTAGAGAGTTTAGATAAAACAAAGGATAATTTAGTAGTTACTCATTGGGGAGTGATTAACTGCATATTGAGCTGGTATTTTTCAGATAAGTTAGAAAGTTATTGGAAGTATAGTATGGAAAATGGTGGAATCTGTGTGATTGAATTTGCAGAGGATTTTCCAATATTAAAAGGACTAAATATAGGGTGA
- the cobS gene encoding adenosylcobinamide-GDP ribazoletransferase, with translation MKGLILLFRFMTRLPIGFDPKFDSDELGKGMRFFPVVGMVIGLVLFAAFWLLGYVIYSPMVMAVLLVIIEVVLTGGLHLDGLADTFDGIFSYRSKQKMLDIMKDSRLGTNGGLVLILYFFLKVALLVEASNSSPVIMPIMLLLSPVIARLNSVVNCGSAPYARATGMGKTFVDHTDGLAVLIATIITAIFVGGAAYLFAIPYEILIVIPVVMILGYLFAKLMTRKIGGITGDTLGAVVEISEIIAMLGMYILAR, from the coding sequence ATGAAAGGGTTAATTTTACTTTTTAGATTTATGACTAGACTTCCTATAGGATTTGATCCTAAATTTGATTCTGATGAATTGGGAAAAGGTATGAGATTTTTTCCAGTAGTTGGAATGGTAATAGGTTTAGTTCTTTTTGCAGCTTTTTGGCTATTAGGTTATGTTATCTATTCACCAATGGTAATGGCAGTTCTTTTAGTGATAATTGAAGTTGTATTAACTGGAGGACTTCACCTTGATGGGTTGGCAGATACATTTGATGGAATATTTAGTTATAGAAGTAAGCAAAAAATGTTAGATATAATGAAAGATTCAAGACTTGGTACAAATGGTGGGCTTGTTCTTATTCTTTATTTCTTTTTGAAAGTGGCACTATTAGTAGAAGCATCAAATAGTTCACCAGTAATTATGCCTATAATGCTTTTACTATCACCAGTTATAGCAAGACTTAATAGTGTTGTAAACTGTGGATCAGCACCTTATGCAAGAGCTACTGGAATGGGAAAAACATTTGTTGATCATACTGATGGATTAGCTGTATTAATAGCTACAATTATAACTGCAATCTTTGTAGGGGGAGCAGCTTATCTATTTGCAATTCCATATGAAATTTTGATAGTTATTCCAGTTGTTATGATTTTAGGATATCTATTTGCTAAGCTTATGACTAGAAAAATAGGTGGAATAACAGGGGATACTTTAGGGGCAGTTGTTGAAATATCTGAGATAATTGCAATGTTAGGTATGTATATTTTAGCTAGATAG
- a CDS encoding tRNA1(Val) (adenine(37)-N6)-methyltransferase, translated as MLVNEDITTLNNGYKLIQKKDGFRFSVDAVILSDFFSPTKKGKILDIGCGNGIIPILLYSKGKGEDITGVEIQEENCELALKNVKLNNLEEYIKIENDDVKEYPKGNTFDYIISNPPYMEVDGKKQNILSCKSIARHELTLNLYDLIRNAKRLLKPVGSITLVHRSYRFTDISRILEDCGFSLKRVRFVYYSKDRNSNLVLVEAFKGKKCKLEIEPPLFLEECGY; from the coding sequence ATGTTAGTCAATGAAGATATTACAACGCTTAATAATGGCTACAAGCTCATTCAAAAAAAAGATGGATTTAGATTTTCTGTAGATGCTGTTATATTGTCAGATTTCTTTTCTCCTACTAAAAAAGGAAAGATATTGGATATAGGTTGTGGAAATGGAATTATTCCTATTCTCCTATATTCAAAGGGAAAGGGAGAGGATATAACAGGGGTAGAGATACAAGAGGAAAATTGTGAACTAGCTTTAAAGAATGTAAAATTAAATAATTTAGAAGAGTATATAAAAATTGAAAATGATGATGTGAAGGAGTATCCTAAGGGGAATACTTTTGACTATATAATTTCTAATCCACCCTACATGGAAGTTGATGGGAAAAAACAAAATATTCTAAGTTGTAAATCAATAGCTAGACATGAGCTGACATTAAATCTTTATGATTTAATAAGAAATGCTAAGAGGTTGCTAAAACCTGTGGGAAGCATTACTTTAGTTCATAGAAGTTATAGATTCACTGATATATCAAGAATTCTTGAAGACTGTGGCTTTTCTCTGAAGAGAGTGAGATTTGTTTACTATTCTAAGGATAGAAATTCAAACCTTGTTCTAGTTGAAGCATTTAAAGGAAAAAAATGCAAACTAGAGATAGAACCACCGCTTTTCTTAGAGGAGTGTGGTTATTAA